From Coccinella septempunctata chromosome 4, icCocSept1.1, whole genome shotgun sequence, a single genomic window includes:
- the LOC123312459 gene encoding protein lethal(2)essential for life-like: MPKKKFSVEKIRPIHIPDSQFGILYDPEELIRKIRLCEPDPSHNPELPHGYIRPWKDPDVKDAGSTVSMDEEKYEAILDVKQFSPEELTVSIDGVHVVSVEGDQKDKKDHGALVDRYFKRTFYVPPVFDCEKVQCTLSSDGIIIITIPRLEPVEYDEKKVIPIVQTGESIRDEVIKRVEAIKKENL; encoded by the coding sequence ATGCCTAAAAAGAAATTTTCCGTCGAGAAAATCAGACCTATTCACATCCCGGATTCACAATTCGGCATCTTGTATGATCCTGAAGAACTCATCAGGAAGATAAGGCTTTGTGAGCCAGACCCGTCCCACAATCCAGAGCTACCCCATGGTTATATTCGTCCTTGGAAAGACCCAGACGTCAAGGATGCCGGCTCAACGGTGTCCATGGATGAGGAAAAGTACGAGGCCATTCTGGACGTGAAGCAGTTCAGCCCAGAAGAATTAACTGTTTCCATAGACGGTGTGCATGTGGTGTCCGTTGAGGGGGATCAAAAGGATAAAAAAGACCATGGCGCCCTCGTAGATCGTTATTTCAAGAGAACATTCTACGTGCCCCCTGTTTTCGACTGCGAAAAAGTCCAGTGCACATTGTCTTCAGACGGAATCATTATTATTACCATACCCAGACTTGAACCGGTGGAATATGACGAGAAAAAAGTGATTCCTATCGTGCAGACTGGTGAATCTATCAGAGATGAAGTCATCAAGAGGGTGGAAGCcatcaaaaaagaaaatttgtaG
- the LOC123312461 gene encoding protein lethal(2)essential for life-like encodes MALLPLLFENYVRPTRLLDQQFGLCLDPEDLLAPVLDPGHVLGHFRSPVGYIRPWRTALSQRDVGSTLAIDKDTFKANLDVQQFKPEEITVKVTGNNTINIEGKHEEKQDEHGFISRQFVRRYVLPKDCDINKIESKLSSDGVLTITAPRNKPEEAENKSIPITQTGQPAKIEQKKEEKVEKKV; translated from the coding sequence ATGGCATTACTACCACTGTTGTTCGAGAACTACGTTCGTCCAACTCGTCTTTTGGACCAGCAATTCGGTTTATGTTTGGATCCCGAAGACCTGTTAGCCCCTGTGCTCGACCCGGGACATGTTCTTGGCCATTTCAGAAGTCCTGTGGGGTATATTCGTCCTTGGAGAACAGCCCTTTCTCAGAGAGACGTTGGATCTACCCTGGCCATCGACAAAGACACCTTCAAAGCCAACTTGGACGTTCAGCAGTTCAAACCAGAAGAGATAACTGTGAAAGTTACTGGTAATAACACCATCAACATCGAAGGAAAACACGAGGAAAAGCAAGATGAGCACGGTTTCATATCTAGGCAGTTCGTGAGAAGATATGTTTTACCAAAAGACTGCGATATTAATAAAATAGAATCGAAATTATCATCTGATGGTGTGCTTACCATAACTGCGCctaggaacaaaccagaagaggCCGAAAATAAAAGCATCCCTATAACACAAACTGGTCAACCGGCAAAGATCGAACAGAAGAAAGAAGAGAAAGTTGAAAAGAAAGTgtag
- the LOC123310887 gene encoding uncharacterized protein LOC123310887: MALLPLLFENYVRPTRLLDQQFGLCLDPEDLLAPVLDPGHVLGHFRSPVGYIRPWRTALSQRDVGSTLAIDKDTFKANLDVQQFKPEEITVKVTGNNTITIEGKHEEKQDDHGFISRQFVRRYVLPKDCDINKIESKLSSDGVLTITAPRNKPEEAENKSIPITQTGQPAKIEQKKEEKVEKKVYANIPSLKMALLPLLFENYVRPTRLLDQQFGLCLDPEDLLAPVLDPGHVLGHFRSPVGYIRPWRTALSQRDVGSTLAIDKDTFKANLDVQQFKPEEITVKVTGNNTITIEGKHEEKQDEHGFISRQFVRSYVLPKDCDINKIESKLSSDGVLTITAPRNKPEETENKSIPITQTGQPAKIEQKKEGKVEKKE, from the exons ATGGCATTGCTACCACTGTTGTTTGAGAACTACGTTCGTCCAACTCGTCTTTTGGACCAGCAATTCGGTTTATGTTTGGATCCCGAAGACCTGCTAGCCCCTGTGCTCGACCCAGGACATGTTCTTGGCCATTTCAGAAGTCCTGTGGGATATATTCGTCCTTGGAGAACAGCTCTTTCTCAGAGAGACGTTGGATCTACCCTGGCCATCGACAAAGACACCTTCAAAGCCAACTTGGACGTCCAGCAGTTCAAACCAGAAGAGATAACTGTGAAAGTTACTGGTAATAACACCATCACCATCGAAGGAAAACACGAGGAAAAGCAAGATGACCACGGTTTCATCTCTAGGCAGTTCGTGAGAAGATATGTTTTACCAAAAGACTGCGATATTAATAAAATAGAATCGAAATTATCATCTGATGGTGTGCTTACTATAACTGCGCctaggaacaaaccagaagaggCCGAAAATAAAAGCATCCCTATAACACAAACTGGTCAACCGGCGAAGATCGAACAGAAGAAAGAAGAGAAAGTTGAAAAGAAAGTGTA TGCGAATATTCCAAGCTTGAAAATGGCATTGCTACCACTGTTGTTCGAGAACTACGTTCGTCCAACTCGTCTTTTGGACCAGCAATTCGGTTTATGTTTGGATCCCGAAGACCTGCTAGCCCCTGTACTCGACCCAGGACATGTTCTTGGCCATTTCAGAAGTCCTGTGGGATATATTCGTCCTTGGAGAACAGCTCTTTCTCAGAGAGACGTTGGATCTACCCTGGCCATCGACAAAGACACCTTCAAAGCCAACTTGGACGTACAGCAGTTCAAACCAGAAGAGATAACTGTGAAGGTGACTGGTAATAACACAATAACCATCGAAGGAAAACACGAGGAAAAGCAAGATGAGCACGGTTTCATCTCTAGGCAGTTTGTGAGAAGTTATGTTTTGCCAAAAGACTGCGATATTAATAAAATAGAATCGAAATTATCATCTGATGGTGTGCTTACTATAACTGCGCctaggaacaaaccagaagagaCCGAAAATAAAAGCATTCCTATAACACAAACTGGTCAACCGGCGAAGATCGAACAGAAGAAAGAagggaaagttgaaaaaaaggAGTAG
- the LOC123310886 gene encoding uncharacterized protein LOC123310886: MALLPLLFDNYIRPTRLLDQQFGLCLDPEDLLAPVLDPGHRFGHFRSPVGYIRPWRTALSQRDVGSTLAIDKDTFKANLDVQQFKPEEITVKVTGNNTITIDRKHEEKQDEHGFISRQFVRRYVLPKDCDINKIESKLSSDGVLTITAPRNKPEEAENKSIPITQTGQPAKIEQKKEEKVEKKVYANIPSLKMALLPLLFDNYVRPTRLLDQQFGLCLDPEDLLAPVLDPGHRFGHFRSPVGYIRPWRTALSQRDVGSTLAIDKDTFKANLDVQQFKPEEITVKVTGNNTITIEGKHEEKQDEHGFISRQFVRRYVLPKDCDINKIESKLSSDGVLTITAPRNKPEEAENKSIPITQTGQPAKIEQKKEERVEKKV; the protein is encoded by the exons ATGGCATTGCTACCACTGTTGTTCGACAACTACATTCGTCCAACTCGTCTTTTGGACCAGCAATTCGGTTTATGTTTGGATCCCGAAGACCTGCTAGCCCCTGTGCTCGATCCAGGACACAGGTTTGGACATTTCAGAAGTCCTGTGGGATATATTCGTCCTTGGAGAACAGCTCTTTCTCAGAGAGACGTTGGATCTACCCTGGCCATCGACAAAGACACCTTCAAAGCCAACTTGGACGTACAGCAGTTCAAACCAGAAGAGATAACTGTGAAAGTTACTGGTAATAACACCATCACCATCGATAGAAAACACGAGGAAAAGCAAGATGAGCACGGTTTCATCTCTAGGCAGTTCGTGAGAAGATATGTTTTACCAAAAGACTGCGATATTAATAAAATAGAATCGAAATTATCATCTGATGGTGTGCTTACCATAACTGCGCctaggaacaaaccagaagaggCCGAAAATAAAAGCATCCCTATAACACAAACTGGTCAACCGGCGAAGATCGAACAGAAGAAAGAAGAGAAAGTTGAAAAGAAAGTGta TGCGAATATTCCTAGCTTGAAAATGGCATTGCTACCACTGTTGTTCGACAACTACGTTCGTCCAACTCGTCTTTTGGACCAGCAATTCGGTTTATGTTTGGATCCCGAAGACCTGCTAGCCCCTGTGCTCGATCCAGGACACAGGTTTGGACATTTCAGAAGTCCTGTGGGATATATTCGTCCTTGGAGAACAGCTCTTTCTCAGAGAGACGTTGGATCTACCCTGGCCATCGACAAAGACACCTTCAAAGCCAACTTGGACGTACAGCAGTTCAAACCAGAAGAGATAACTGTGAAAGTTACTGGTAATAACACCATCACCATCGAAGGAAAACACGAGGAAAAGCAAGATGAGCACGGTTTCATCTCTAGGCAGTTCGTGAGAAGATATGTTTTACCAAAAGACTGCGATATTAATAAAATAGAATCGAAATTATCATCTGATGGTGTGCTTACTATAACTGCGCctaggaacaaaccagaagaggCCGAAAATAAAAGCATCCCTATAACACAAACTGGTCAACCGGCGAAGATCGAACAGAAGAAAGAAGAGAGGGTTGAAAAGAAAGTGTag
- the LOC123312458 gene encoding protein lethal(2)essential for life-like: MSLLPYILDAYTRPSRLLDQHFGLSLDADDLLSPITDPSMLAAYLKAHPTVGYIRPWRTSMSQRDVGSTISIDKDRFQANLDVQQFKPEEITVKATGNNTITIEGKHEEKEDDHGFISRHFVRKYVIPKDCDYNKVESKLSSDGVLTITAPRINVDKSIDHKTIPIMKTGQPAKVEQKKPEKEEKKEIK; encoded by the coding sequence ATGTCTCTTCTACCGTATATTTTGGATGCCTACACCAGACCATCCCGTCTTTTGGACCAACATTTTGGCCTATCTTTGGATGCCGACGACCTCTTGAGCCCAATCACCGATCCTAGTATGCTTGCTGCTTATCTGAAGGCTCATCCAACTGTTGGTTACATTCGCCCATGGAGAACATCGATGTCGCAGAGAGATGTCGGCTCAACAATTTCCATCGACAAAGATAGGTTTCAAGCCAATTTGGATGTGCAGCAATTCAAACCTGAAGAAATTACTGTGAAGGCGACTGGAAACAATACCATCACGATTGAAGGAAAGCATGAAGAGAAAGAAGACGATCACGGTTTCATCTCCAGGCATTTTGTAAGAAAATATGTCATTCCTAAAGACTGCGACTATAACAAAGTCGAGTCCAAGTTATCTTCGGATGGTGTACTAACCATCACAGCACCGAGAATCAACGTTGACAAGAGCATCGATCACAAAACCATTCCAATCATGAAGACTGGTCAGCCTGCCAAGGTAGAACAGAAGAAGCCGGAGAaggaagaaaagaaagaaataaaataa